The Strix aluco isolate bStrAlu1 unplaced genomic scaffold, bStrAlu1.hap1 H_2, whole genome shotgun sequence DNA window tagaaacttttgtgtgtccttcagttaattgcacttcatctgccacacccactagataggcgtACCATTTCCtgattgtaggtttttgtgcaattccctctgggggagcagtcccttttaggattgtgtctaataaattaaagggacctctggtctgaacagcttgttcttgacctattttctcaacttgtttaactgcatggactaaagacaaaagacccttttcccactctgaatatctttgttctgtctctttaaatgcagttgagctaaacagtaaaggtctctttggctgGTCAGGGCcaatttgaaataagttacaataagtaccatgttctgcaaaaccagtTTTGCTACAATAGGGTCATGAGGAtggacaggtcctagggattgatatgtttttaattccagtattagagttttaattgcttcttcatgttctgaatcccatctccacgattttccttttcgtaaaagcgAATACAGTGGGCGGGCAATGacggagaatccaggtacatgttttctccaatatcctaaagtgcccgtCAGCtgctgtaattcttttctagattggggcatttctaattgttctattttatttagagtatctggtgggatttctgcacttccagcaatacaccaagtgcccaggaatttcacttctttacttggtccctgacatttttcaggtggaatttcaatttttgcctcatgcaatgcttgccaaactgttgctgccacttctcccaccttgttaggacaggttcctccaattagaatatcatctatatactgatacagttttacctctgcagggagtgaaactgtctgtaaaagttcagcaagtgcagcatgggcaattgtgggtgagtgtttatatccctgtgggagtctgttaaaggtatattggataccctccCACTTAAAGGCgaatttttctctatctttttcccttaaagggaacatgaaaaacatgtcttttacatctagcactgccatccaaggatgtgcggcTTGCAGCATAGcggttaaagctgcaatgttggggactgccgctgccaatggggctgtattggcatttaaacgccgagaatcgactgttaaacgccacctcccgtctggtttacggactggccagacaggagaattgtatggggagtgagttcgggaaataatctgtcgtttttctaagtccgcaattacttcagaaattccagttcgtgctgcaGCAGAAATTGGGTACTGTGGGACatcagtaatttttgattcgggaagtgctggagctgcacggagtacacgcactgtggcagtttgttgatttttattcgggctggggttggcaattgaaccaaaagaccacagaccgccgtctggcaaacgccaggtccggccgttcagtgcgtcaaaacccaggatattctcataatgctccttgatcgcaaagcgaagagatgttacacgttttcgCCAGGGAGccgtaaattaacttttgctgtctggcgcacagtgctagttcctgtgactccggtaattttaacctttcgctggccaggtcgtatgcctagctcattggcatctcgctgtgtaattattgaaatttgtgcaccagtgtcaattaaaaatgttattaattgttgttgaggaccaactggaattaaaatgtaagggccgtttcTCATTTaaccactgataagcttctacttgccgggaCCGGCAGGCCCAATTGCCGTCcagaccttatcagttttttgatcctgtgctttgcaactgatcctcttgagggaggaaagggttttttttttttttttttctaggagctGGTGACGGagggggggttggagcatttgaagccaTACCCTTtagaaatgcctgaatcagactcagaatgacgccgctaggctgtctctgaatgGCGGCTCTAGGAACTCCTAGTGACagtgcttgcttccacagttcatttctccactcctgacccctagattgtcggtcagagggtttttgtcctgagaattattttgatgcaattgtttcatttgcctaacagtgcgacctatattttttgtttcattgggaatttcatcccatcccatttctcgggcatgatttacagtttcatgcactaaagttgcccaagtgggtaatactcttggttctaattcttcttccccactatttccaacagtttgtgttagatttaccaattcattataatttaagtctctctggatctcatcccgttttgcaatgagaaaaggtttgagcatggcaggggctccttttatcagtactttaagtacaGCAGGAGCTACAGGTGCCGAAAGAGGACCATCAGTAGGATTgtgctgatgcatggcttgaatacaggcagctttgtaaaagctgcggagaggtcatttagagatttgataggtattaacagaggttctcctctctctaaggcatcaatgccaccagcccaatatgccactctgcttgttagtgagtgggggtcattcggggggttgggaccagcatccaaaaagacaccggGACCCCAATATCCACGGGGTTCatcgccatctagtaaaattctatctcccccgtttagagacactctccatagggattcagtttcagtctctccaggcttacggccgtaacgatcttgtaaatgggctattggaattggatcaaaaggggttgttttgctgatgcgacttctcacaccaccccgaggtcctgttgtttcttctgttttaataattggtctgactgcttTTTCCCAAGTGGGAGCCCACAACCAACTGCTCTCCCCCATCGTACCCCCGTGATTTTGTAGTCAGCCGGTGGGTTGTGACCttgttggggtggggtggggggtaagCCAGGCTCAAAACCCTGCGGTTCCCCCCGCAAATACCATAACTCATTACAATAAAGtgcccagcaccttgctgctgcctgccagctgcctgcctgtgtgcaggcagggctgtatcCCCCCACAGGAACTCACCCAgccctttccccccaccccccctcaggcagctgctggcccatTTCCACTGCATGTCCTGCGACCGACCCCTCAGCATGCTGGTGCCTGGCCCGTGAGTAGCGTCCGGCACCGGTGCATTGGGGGCTGCGTGGGTGATTCGgaggggagatgggtgctggcagtgccccgcTGTGCCCGGCACGGGGGTTAGGGTGTCTGCCTGGGGCGTgcagccctcctgagcccctccctgggggcagtgggatgccaATGGGGTACAAGCCTGTGGGTTTTGCGGCACAGCCCCGAGCTGGGGTGGGTCGTGTGTCCCCTGTCACCCACCCactgctcctgccctccccaggctcaTCGTGCCCATCCCGTACATGCCACCGCTGCCCCCCCACCTTGCCGGGCGCTCCCATACTGTGCTCGAGATGGAGCAAACACCGCAGCACAGCCACAGgtaggggacacggggacccggcccctggggtgcaggttggccctgccctggagagggagagcccTTCCCAGGGTGGGGGTGAAGGGATGCAGGGGGGAGCCTGGGCAGGACAGGGGAGCAGAGATGTGCTGCAGAGGGGTCAGCCGTGCTTGTCCCAGGTCTGTGGCGTTTTACAGccctccctgcgctgccctgtctagcccaggtctgtgtctcagtggtgctgaagccacatgtgatgagctgtgtctggtctcagcctgacctcaggctTCAGTGGGGagtcagctgcctcctgtgaaaCAAGTCACcgaaattaaacactgcagctgggacagcccagctcctgcctcccgcTGTCCCTTGCGTAGGGTGCAGGGACCTGCCATGGCCATGACCAGCTCACCAGGGCCACGGGGAAAGAGCAgatccagcacagctggacaggcgTGGGTCTCCTTCAGCAGCCGGAGGGGAACCGGGAGGGACATACCCCACTGGGGAGCACCCGTGGCCCCCTCCCTAGCATAGTAGGGTGAAGCACGGGGTGCCacggtgctgggtgctgagcatccctgtgctcCGTCCCACAGGGAGCGGGTGGCCGAGTGCGGGTACCCCAGAGTGCTGCGGCGCTGCGGGGGCCGGCACACCCTCACCCACCCGCTGCAGCGCTGCCCGCGCCCCCAGCCCCACCCGcccggcgccccgcggccgctccagccccccaccctgctccccatcAAGGTAAGGATGACGAAGGTAGGGATACGGCGGGGGCGAGCGAGGCTGGGAGGGTGATGCTGAGCatccagggtggggggggggagggatccgtgcctcagtttccccagggggagctgggtggggggtTTTGCCTGGACATGCTGATTTGGGCCCCGTGTTTCAGCCaaccccctctctccttcccagcacgaCGAGATGGAGCTGTTGGGCCAGGATGGCCACATCTACAGGGGCCGGCAGggcgggcagctgcctgtgctcgtGGGCAAGGAGGGTACGGCTGGGCCACGCTTGGGGAGGGGATCTGGCGGGGGTGAACTGGGCAGTGGAGTGGGCAGGGTGCCCGCGGCGTGCCAGGTTTTCCCCCCCATGTGTTctccctggctccccccagcccagctccctctgctccctcctgccagacTTCCCCAGGGCCAAGCCCAAGCTGTCCCCGAGGCAGTGGGATGCCAGGGACACCAGCCACCTGCTCTCCTGGCCCCAGAGCGCTGCATCCTCGCTCAGCCAGCCAGGTACGGCCCTGCcagggcaccggggtggggggagagggcaccctgctgtgtcctggtgggatgggggtttggggtggagtggggtggaagcaggatggagggggaggactGGAAGATGGGGCAATCGATCCCCATGTTGGAGCCAGAGCAAGGTGGAGGGACGTGGCGGGGTGGTCCTGGCCACTgtgggacaacagcctgtctgcttCAGGGTGGGGGCCAGGACCCCGTTTCTGGGTGGCTCTGGCCAGGCAGGTGCCCATGGGTGgtgcctgccccaggggctgcaggggggctaaCCGCTGCCCCTTGCCCCCTGGCATCCCCACCTCGCCAGAGCACAGGCCAGCCTCCTCCCACGGCCGTCTCTCCCGGGCAcgggggctcctcctgcccccccagccctcgTGGGACGGATCCAGCACCCCAGaagccaggcagcactgggggtCCCCGACCGAACCCCCACCACCCCGGCCACCGAGCAGGCGAGCAAGCATCTCTGGCCAGCAGCAATAAAGGGCGATGGGCAGCCAAGCACCTGCGTGGCCTGagtggggtggccctgggctgggatcttcccattgttatcgatttaccaataagtagaagaaattgtgtttgatttaatagaaacataaaatcataagaaatagtaaaatttttatttgttgtggtttgtatcagcaaccgattgctgctttaaaatcccctatacagccGCATACCAAGGCCCAAGAGATTGGTCATAaccatttagtagaaacgtttggaacctgggtaaccaaatacaaactgatctgtaagttgatttataatctagatatacaggaccaggagaatacaagtagttgtcaaagtctaggattaataggaactgggggaaacaaccgtaacagcttacaagtacctgccaaggaaaccgtGTCCTTGGAAATTATGTTTgcgtatgaaactgtgtccttggaaattgcgTGTTGATTGTATGAgcaagttctatataagatgcatgattttagtgcttggtgcgcgctgttggtgagaacgctcccctgcgcgcccggccgtcaataaagaagtgtctgcttgtctgcatcaaattggtgtcgataagttctttattccgtaTTTTCGGTAACACCATCATGCATAAGGAGGGGTCGCAGCATCCCTTGTCCTGCGGCCACGTGtggccagaggagctgaaaccagcccctgtccaacccccctcccagggTCTGTGCTGGCCCCGTGCTGCCACGCTCTCCCTGACACCCCCTGGCCTCCATGAACCCCTTTTTGGCCCCAATGGCTCCTGACAGGGAGCTTGTGGCCCCCAAAAGGGTCTGGGGGAGCCCACACTAAAGCAGGAGGATGATGACGCTCCgttgctgctgaaggtggtgggagatggggactctggtgggagatggggaccgcggtgggaagggtggcagcaggacaTGGCTTTAACGCCAAAAGCGAATCCCACCCCAAGCCCGCTGGTTCGCTACCGCTTATCCCACGGGATGAGCATCACTGAGCAGGTTTCCTTATCTGCTCATGGATTGTCACCCCCTTGTCCCTCTTCCAACACTGCCATTGATGGAAAGAGGAAGGCACTGACCCCACTGCTGCCGGGCTCGGGGCAGCTGATGATTCCCACCTCCGGAGCGAAGCACCATAACCCCttctctgcccccagccctggggacacacatcccctcctttctcttacgCCACCCCCCTTGCTTGGGGCTGCTTTTCCCCAGCCCCCTTCTGCCACCCCTCACCGTCAGATGGGAGAAAGGTGTGCTGAGACCTGGCATAAGTCATGTCACGAATGGAGAGGTACTGGGCAGGGAAACTGCAGTCCCTAGAAGCGACATGGcagggggacctgggggtgtcaCGGCTGGGGACATGTGGCCGTGTGTATGGGGGAGCCGGGGCTGTCCCAGCACAACGTGCAAAGCACCGGGGACAGCCCCAACTCCCCTGTGCACACACGCAGTGACACgttttgcggggggggggggggaggggggggtgggagaCACAccaagctggtggcacctctcAGGTGAGTGGGAGGGTGAGAAACCCCGAGGGGAACCCCAGAGACAGCCTGGGGGGACCCAGGCATGTGGGGAGCATCCCTTCACCCTGCCATGGGGTGTGttgggggctgccctgtggaaaAACTGCTCCCCTGGTAGATCTTCTCCCCAGATTCGGGTGAGGGGGGGGAAGCACCCAAACCTCCCCCCCACAGTGGCAGACCCCAACCCTGCCCACCCCGCTGCAGTCTCCAGGCACCttagcccccagggagccccccctgCCAGGATGTTTCccctggtgggtttggtttttcaggggaaaaataggtGCTAAATACCTGCGTTGGGGGTGCCCAGGTGGATCCAGCAGGATCTGGGATTCCCTCAGTGCCACCTCCAGTGGGATAACTGGGAGCACTCAGAGCAAACTGGTGACCACTAGAATAGAGCCAGCAGAGGACCATCTTGTACCCCAGGAGGGGGGTCAGGCATTGATGGGCTtaaaaacaccccccaccccctgggacTAATTGCATTGCAGGATTTGGcccagctggggctgagccctttggtgcgtgcgtgtgtgtgtccgtgcgtgtgtgtgtccgtgcgtgtgtgtgtccgtgtgtgtgtcccagctcaccccctctcccacccactgtcccatttgctgctgctgggacctaGCTGCACCctataaacaaacacacacccccccaccccccaaccatgagcacccagccccatgtccctttctgggtgctgcctgtgctgctggagcaggtgagtagccccagctggggcattttgttcccctttttccttctgggggtctccctgttccctgggggatgatttgctgttgtgctttgagcccccccagcccttgctgccatCTCTGGAGCAGCTGCATTcccattttgggctttttttttttcaccccagtTGCTTGGTGTGTGAGCAGTGTGGCAAGGGGGGTGCCGTGTTCTTActcaattttaatttagtttggaTATTTAAGCACAAAACCAGGGGCTGGTGCGTTGTTTGGAGTCCTTAGAAGGGGGGTGGCACAGCAAGTGGCTTGTGAggtcagggcctggggctgagcagtgtcctgggcctggggggaaaggagTTGGTGGCCAGCGAGCCCCCACCCACGGCCCGCCTGCAGTGGGGGACACTGAAAAGGCATCACCGCCCcccccacctcagagcagggtttgcctaAAAGCCCGGCAGCCCTGAGTGTCATAAATGAGCTCAGAGTCATTAAGGTTTTAAGACTTAACTGCAAATTTGTTGTTTGAATAGAGACAAgcaaacagcgctgggtgtgccggcaGTCTCCATTTTCATGAGGACGGGTGTGTTCCCTGAGGGGTCTGCGAAGTTGTAACaattttcgcgggcttttctggGGTTTGCACGgaggatgactcagcacaggtgcaTTTGCAGACACAGTCTAAACGAGTCTGGGCATGACACCGTCTGGTTTGATGGTGGAGGCCATTTTATCTCTCCTCTAACAGCAATTGATCTTAACAACAAGAACTATGTACATAACATTTCCTAAAAGAGTACAAAAGCATTTAGGAGTTCCAAacataagagaattacattttatcACTCCCATGGGCACGAATCAGATAAACATATCTCACAATATGATGGTGATCCATGTTataaaatatagtgactttaatgtgaggagcaggtgtGCTTATGTACACTGCAATGTATAGAAGTTAAAGgggatttactgtggttttgttgttaaaatggagtttttttttctgtaaacacagactcctatggactgttGTTGCgcaagtggaaaagtactggagggaccctgTCAGAGCCCCCGGCAACACCAGAGAGACccgggaaagttcgagagactctactgcgcatgtgcggactggggGAAGGTTCCAGAAACTTTATTGCGCTTGCGCAGCCTGGAGGTGGAGGGTTTCGGGGAGAAATAcgcccattttgtgaatatgcattAGGGTAGACTATAAAGGGAGTGGCACagccccaccccccgccccctcAGGTCCCCGGCGTACCGAaccttttttttgcttgttcttattttcggTAAGTTTATAAAACTATATTCCGGCTcagcctctgcatttataacacacACACgcggacagacacacacacgcacacgcccGGCCGCAACGTGACGGACGGACGGACCGACTGACAGACAGGCCAGGGCGCCGCCGCTCCGGACGGATCATCCCCCCCGCGCCGGGGGGCGCGGAACCACTgacccacccccccgcccccctccgatCGGGCGGAGGCGGCGCCGCAGGGTCCAGGCGCGTCCCCAGCCCCCGCCGGCGGACAACGAGCGGAGCCGGCGCTGGAGGAGCCCGGGCAGGTAACGCGCCGCAGGCCCGGGCAGTGCCGCCGCGCTgaggagccgggccgggccgcggcggctggccggggagggcgggggtgcgggcggcgggggggcggcctcGGCTCCCgggcgctgaggggaggcgggcgggggtcgCGCCGGGGCGCTCCCGGGGCCGCAGCTCCGCGCCGATCCCCGGGGGCCGCGCTCCGGGAGCGGCGGGGACGAGCgagggcggccggcgcggggggggacGCCGGCGGTAGCGCcttggcggcggggcgggcaggggctcgGTGCCCGCAAGGGTCCCCCgggggccggcccggccccgggcagAGGCGGTGCCGGCGGGGGCGCGGGCGCtgggggggggcgccggggcaCAGCGGGGGAGCCGGTCCCGCGgcggcagccccgctcccggggaGTCAGCTCCGGCCTCGCTGCTGCCACGGGAGGGGCGGGAGAGCAGAGGCTGTTCGGGGCTGCTCTGTCTGTGCGGGGCTTTTCCCCGCCGGTGGTCACGGAGCGATCGGTACCGACCCTGcaggcgggcggggagcggggggctcagaatggggctgggggggccgagGCACCGGCTGTCCTGGGTGGCCTCTGCccggggggggttgggggcaggagctgcaggacggCCCGTGGTTTCTGACAGCAGTAAGTCTCTCGCCGTGGAGAGAAGCTGCGGTACGCTTTATTGTCTTCCTGCACAGCTCTAGAGCTGCTGGAACTAGAAGGGAGACTCAGAATCTCCTCTGAGCCTCTGCTCCGCCCGCGGGGGTTTTCTATCCGGGATAGATTGCACTGGAGGTGTTAAACTCTCAGGGGCACGGGGAGCGAGGCAAGGTGTGCTGGGTGCTTCAAACAGTTCCTCTTGCTCATCCttcagaaggagagaagggaACCTGTTGTAAAGGCAGCTGAGGAACTTGTAAAAGTGAAATACTAATGAGCTGGAAAAGCTCAGAGAGCAAAGACGTTGCACCTGATCATTCAGGAGGGTTCTTGTTCCTACAGCTcctcactgtgtgtgtgtgtctgtagtACGAATGCAGTTGGTATGAAGGACagcaatatttgtatttatctagCTAGAAATAGTAATGGCACATAAAATATTTGCGTTGTTCGTTATCTCTGCAGCGGCTGCTTTAGCCATGAGTTTTGAGGCTGCTGTAGGACAGAGAACTACTGCAGAAACAGGAACAAATATTTCCAGAATGTTTTCTTAGCAATGGAAGTGGGAAGGGCTGACTCAGACCTGGAATAGCCCAGAGGAATGAGGAGCCTTAGAAAAGTCCCCTTAGAGGCGTGATGATGGCTCTTTTCACCCGAAGCTGGTATTCATCTCGGGGATCCCAACCGCAGAGCAACATCCCCTCAACAGGCAGCACTGTCTGGGGAGAGGGTAACACACGGCTGTGCAGGGTCTGCTGAGAGCATCTTGTACACCCAAGGGATATTTTCTGCACATTGGGGGTCCTTCACCCTTGGAGTGCGGACTGCAGTGATCCCTGGAGGTTGAAGAACTCCCTGAGTTTGGCCTGGAGGATGctaaaggcagcagcagctctctgcagcgGTGAGGTGAGGGAATGGAGTTCTGTGGGAAAGGTGTCTGTCAGCCCGCAGGGTGAAGTCCTGTGCCCTGGCTGAGGCCCTGCAGGACTGTTGGAATAGCTGGGGCACGGTGGCTTGAGCCAGGCCTGCGTGGGGAGAGCTTGGGGCAGCCTGAGAGGGGATGGACGTGGGGAGCTGGACCAGGAGGAGGACCCGGGACAGAGCACAGGGCACGCACCGGGGCTGGGTTACAGGAGAGAGCGTTGGGGATTTCAGTCTGTTAGTCACAGAAGGTGCTGGAAAAGCGTCTTGTGTCTCCAGATgtcagcgtgtgtgtgtgtgtgtgagcatggtCTGTCGTGCTGCGTCAGCTTCTGGAGATGTCCTGATAGAAGGAGCTGTGTGTTCACCAGGTGTCACAGAGCTTTGAGGCGAGGTGGAGGAGTGAAAGCTGCACAGTTGTTTTTCTGGGGTTGATTAATACAAGTAAAGCAGGAGATGAAACAGTGTTTGTGTGTCAGTGAAAGtattaatggaaaaaaccccGATAGACACTTGAGGTCAAACCAAGGAGCAGTGCATGCTTTGTTTTTGGAGTAACTACCAGCTTGCTAGGGGGAAGCACTGATCTCTATCCTCTGTCTTGCAGAAGTTGCTGCTTGTTACAAGGTTCAGTGCTCCAGGTCTTCCCCTTACGAAGCAGTTTTGTGGCGCTTGAGGGGCTTGTCACAGGGGGGAAACAAAAGGAGACGTGCACAGAAATAATGGCAAGTAGGGGCTGGGTGTGCAGCTCCATCAAGTGTTTCCCTTGTTATTGCATTGATTTGGCAGTTTTCTGCAGTGACAGTAAACTTGGGTTGCCTTGATAAAGTAAATATGCTTTTGTATTAGCCTTCAGCTGTGGGACGTGCTGGCTGTGTGCCACGGCAGAACTTGTGAGCACTCGGAATGTGCAGTGTGATTTGTGCTTGTGACCGTTGATGTGTCCCCCTGTGTTTCAGCAAGGGCCTTTAACACTGAGGTTGTGGAAGGTGCAGCCATAGATGTGACATGCAATTGTATTAAACCCCTGTCGCTGGTCACTAGTTAAACACGTGGTTACTTGTACTTACTGCTTTTGCCTTGTTCTCCCTGCACTGCATGGCAGAGGGTGTTGCTGGGGTAATATAAACCCACACACCCTCTGACTGAAGACTGTAGTATCAGTTTTTCATTGTATGGCAACAAAATGTGAACGTTTCCTACAAAGTCTACTGCTTTTACCTGAAACATGATCTGTCCTGTGCAGGATAgttgttttataataaaatacagtggtggtgtaagggaaaagaaaccacaggCAAGCCGTaagtaaaagcagagaagtcCTGGATGTGGGAAAAGCAAGAAGTTTTTACGATGAGCACTGTAATCTGTGGCATGCATTTtataattctgcagaaaaactaaaaaaaacaaaaaaaagaccccaaacacaCCATAGAGGTGCATTACAAGATCTAAATGATGATGTTCTAAGTTGCCTACAGACAGCACTATTTTTTGCCCTGGGTGTTGCTGTGTAAGCCCCTGCGAGTGCCGAGATAGGAATGTGTCATTATTTCCTTCATCGGTGGGAAATGGACTCAGTGTTGTGGTGAAGTCACAGCTGGGTTGTGCTGGAGAAAGGCCGTTGAACTGGAATGTGCATCGCAGGTCCCACAGTCTTATCTCAGTGACTTAACTGTGTCAGTGTGGGTTTTTGATAGTTTGACGTGGGTGTGGAAACTTCCTGCACACCCAGTTGCAGGGTCTGGGTGTGAAGTTATGCAGCATTTTCTCTATGAAGACTCATactagcagattattttttttggtcgaggagaaaaagcttttcctggaTCTTCTTTGGCGTTA harbors:
- the LOC141919145 gene encoding uncharacterized protein LOC141919145, translating into MVVAIEKFQFVLQQKLGTWEPTTNCSPPSYPRDFVVSRWVVTLLGWGGGQLLAHFHCMSCDRPLSMLVPGPLIVPIPYMPPLPPHLAGRSHTVLEMEQTPQHSHRERVAECGYPRVLRRCGGRHTLTHPLQRCPRPQPHPPGAPRPLQPPTLLPIKHDEMELLGQDGHIYRGRQGGQLPVLVGKEGTAGPRLGRGSGGGELGSGVGRVPAACQVFPPMCSPWLPPAQLPLLPPARLPQGQAQAVPEAVGCQGHQPPALLAPERCILAQPARAQASLLPRPSLPGTGAPPAPPALVGRIQHPRSQAALGVPDRTPTTPATEQASKHLWPAAIKGDGQPSTCVA